The following coding sequences are from one Sphingobium sp. V4 window:
- a CDS encoding shikimate dehydrogenase, translating to MFQQPVRDAGRPRASILCGLIGSGIAGSRSPEMHETEARALGLTMVYRILDGEVMGYGAADLPRLLPMLGAMGFDGLNVTHPFKQDVIPLLDSLSDAAKALGAVNTILFRDGRTHGDNSDWSGYRAHFLAGLGDRPRGRVAMIGAGGAAAAVGYAHLDLGAARLAIFDPARDRAVTLADRLSYLFPTADVSVAATAAEAIAGADGVVQASPIGMESHPGLPFDPDLLTPDQWVSDIIYFPLETPLLAAAAAKGCATLNGGGMAVMQAAHAFARFTGVEPDSARMMADFDHATQRSARA from the coding sequence ATGTTCCAGCAACCCGTGCGCGATGCGGGCCGGCCCCGCGCGTCCATCCTCTGCGGCCTGATCGGCAGCGGCATCGCCGGATCGCGCAGCCCCGAAATGCACGAGACGGAGGCCCGCGCCCTCGGCCTGACCATGGTCTATCGCATCCTGGACGGCGAAGTGATGGGCTATGGCGCCGCCGACCTGCCACGGTTGCTGCCCATGCTCGGCGCTATGGGCTTTGACGGGCTCAACGTCACGCACCCCTTCAAGCAGGATGTGATCCCCCTGCTCGACAGCCTGTCGGATGCCGCGAAGGCGCTGGGCGCGGTCAACACCATCCTGTTCCGCGACGGCCGGACGCATGGCGACAATAGCGACTGGTCGGGCTATCGCGCCCACTTCCTCGCTGGCCTTGGCGATCGGCCGCGCGGGCGGGTCGCCATGATCGGCGCCGGCGGCGCGGCGGCGGCAGTGGGCTACGCCCATCTCGATCTCGGCGCGGCGCGCCTCGCCATCTTCGATCCGGCGCGGGACCGCGCCGTGACCCTCGCCGATCGGCTGAGCTACCTCTTCCCGACGGCCGACGTCAGCGTGGCGGCCACGGCGGCCGAAGCGATCGCCGGCGCGGACGGCGTCGTGCAGGCCTCGCCGATCGGAATGGAGAGCCACCCCGGCCTGCCCTTCGACCCCGACCTGTTGACCCCCGACCAATGGGTGTCGGACATCATCTATTTCCCGCTCGAAACGCCCCTGCTCGCGGCCGCCGCCGCCAAGGGCTGCGCAACGCTCAACGGTGGCGGCATGGCGGTGATGCAGGCTGCTCATGCCTTCGCCCGCTTCACCGGGGTCGAACCCGACAGTGCGCGCATGATGGCCGATTTCGATCATGCCACGCAGCGGAGCGCCCGCGCATGA
- a CDS encoding carbohydrate porin yields the protein MIADTPPAIVQPVQVAVAAVAQSGPPAGPQTPAPEPVTRPGWRTHLKDKGVTLTFSYVSESAASISGGQDQGAAYTQQLLASAVVDTEKTFGLEGGKLIATIIHRKGEDLTATRIGNLFEVQELFGGGQDLRPAELSYEQQLNGGKTALKFGLYHTGDDFATLPSGCQFQNFAFCPRPTTLFYNSGFSGFPIPRWGLRARQEIARNLTVTVAAFEVNSIRAQTGNGWKLAPRFDSFVLPVELGWKFGQQEGGLPGLIRVGGLVDTTDRADVRDDVNGNSYVLSGLSPAMRQERWSAWIMGEKMIARFGAGDRGLALFGTMTLSDRHTARVPFFLSGGFVARGLWDSRPKDNFGLGLVYARVNPRISDRQRDQQSLGQSVDVQTWEASGEIFYGWQATRELLLRPNLQYIHRVGATSRHADAVVAGLTVKLIL from the coding sequence ATGATCGCCGATACGCCACCCGCCATCGTCCAGCCGGTGCAGGTCGCCGTCGCCGCCGTCGCGCAATCCGGTCCGCCCGCCGGCCCCCAGACGCCGGCTCCCGAACCGGTCACCCGGCCCGGCTGGCGCACGCATCTCAAGGACAAGGGGGTTACACTCACCTTTTCCTATGTGTCGGAAAGCGCGGCTTCGATCAGCGGCGGGCAGGACCAGGGGGCGGCCTATACCCAGCAATTGCTCGCCTCCGCCGTGGTCGACACCGAAAAGACGTTCGGGCTGGAAGGCGGCAAGCTCATCGCCACGATCATCCACCGCAAGGGAGAGGATCTGACCGCCACCCGCATCGGCAATCTGTTCGAGGTGCAGGAATTGTTCGGCGGCGGGCAGGATCTGCGTCCGGCCGAACTGAGCTACGAACAGCAGCTCAATGGCGGGAAGACCGCCCTGAAATTCGGCCTCTATCATACCGGCGACGATTTTGCGACGCTGCCCTCCGGTTGCCAATTCCAGAATTTCGCCTTCTGTCCGCGCCCGACCACGCTCTTTTACAATAGCGGCTTCTCGGGCTTTCCCATCCCCCGCTGGGGACTGCGCGCGCGGCAGGAGATCGCCCGGAACCTGACCGTCACCGTCGCCGCCTTCGAGGTGAACAGCATCCGCGCCCAGACCGGCAATGGCTGGAAGCTGGCGCCCCGCTTCGACAGCTTCGTTCTGCCGGTCGAACTGGGATGGAAATTCGGCCAGCAGGAAGGCGGGCTGCCCGGCCTGATCCGCGTCGGCGGGCTCGTCGACACGACCGACCGCGCCGATGTTCGCGACGACGTCAATGGCAACAGCTATGTGCTTTCGGGCCTATCGCCCGCCATGCGGCAGGAACGTTGGAGCGCCTGGATCATGGGCGAGAAGATGATTGCCCGCTTCGGCGCGGGCGATCGCGGCCTGGCTCTGTTCGGCACCATGACCCTGTCCGACCGGCACACCGCCCGCGTCCCCTTCTTCCTGAGTGGCGGCTTCGTCGCGCGCGGCCTGTGGGACAGCCGGCCCAAGGACAATTTCGGCCTTGGTCTGGTCTATGCCCGCGTCAATCCGCGCATCTCCGACCGGCAGCGCGACCAGCAATCGCTGGGCCAGTCCGTCGACGTGCAGACATGGGAAGCGAGCGGCGAGATTTTCTACGGCTGGCAGGCGACGCGCGAACTGCTGTTGCGCCCGAATCTGCAATATATCCACCGCGTGGGTGCCACCAGCCGCCACGCCGATGCTGTCGTGGCGGGGCTGACGGTGAAGCTGATCCTGTAA
- a CDS encoding sugar phosphate isomerase/epimerase and 4-hydroxyphenylpyruvate domain-containing protein: MSNAIATVSLRGTLEEKLRAAASAGFAGVEIFENDLIGSSLSPSDVRRMLDDLGLACMLYQPFRDFEGMPGTLRQRAMDRAERKFDLMGELGADRILVCSNCSPASLGERERIVDDFRELGDRAAKRGILVGYEALAWGRHVFDHRDVWSIVEQVDHPNIGIILDSYHSLSRKIPSESIRAIRGDKIVFVQLADAPLLDMDLLYWSRHFRNLPGQGGLDVEAYVAEILRTGYEGPLSLEIFNDRFRSNSAALVAEDGRRSLDYVRDAGLRLLGRETAMPAPQPMLGAEFVEFTADGASSARLGSTFAALGFTLAGEHRHKKVTRWRQGGVNFVVNAEPKGFASAYRTAHGPSICAIGVRVGDKAAVLARAAALGIKAYSPEGRPGRMAMPALRGVGGSLVYLIDDNEVEGLWAREFVALDVEPDAPVHARGFDHLAAVVHEDEFLSWQLYWRALFGLEAKAAQDVIDPSGLVHSQAMQSPNGGFRVTLNASDARETLSSRFLGQGIGGGYQHVAIATDDIFATAQALRDCGAAMLTIPANYHADLAARFGFDDATVARMAELGILYDEDADGNGFWQLYSRAFDKLFFFEFVQRTPGYVGYGAPNAGVRLAAQNRFRDDMVVD; encoded by the coding sequence ATGTCCAACGCCATTGCCACCGTTTCGCTCAGGGGTACGCTCGAGGAAAAGCTGCGCGCGGCGGCGTCGGCGGGATTTGCGGGCGTCGAGATTTTCGAGAATGACCTGATCGGGTCGTCGCTGTCGCCGAGCGATGTGCGCAGGATGCTCGATGATCTCGGCCTTGCCTGTATGCTCTACCAGCCGTTCCGTGATTTCGAGGGGATGCCGGGTACCTTGCGCCAGCGCGCGATGGACCGGGCGGAGCGCAAGTTCGACCTGATGGGCGAACTGGGCGCGGACCGCATTCTGGTCTGCTCCAACTGCTCGCCCGCTTCGCTGGGCGAGCGGGAGCGGATCGTCGATGATTTCCGCGAACTGGGCGACCGCGCCGCAAAGCGCGGCATCCTGGTCGGTTACGAGGCGCTGGCCTGGGGTCGGCATGTCTTCGACCACCGCGATGTCTGGTCGATCGTCGAGCAGGTCGATCATCCGAACATCGGCATCATCCTCGACAGCTATCATTCGCTGTCGCGCAAGATTCCAAGTGAGAGCATCCGCGCCATAAGGGGCGACAAGATCGTCTTCGTGCAGCTGGCCGACGCGCCGCTGCTCGACATGGACCTGCTTTACTGGAGCCGTCATTTCCGCAATCTGCCGGGCCAGGGGGGGCTGGATGTCGAAGCCTATGTCGCGGAGATCCTGCGCACCGGCTATGAAGGGCCGCTGTCGCTGGAAATCTTCAATGACCGCTTCCGGTCCAACAGCGCCGCGCTGGTGGCGGAGGACGGAAGGCGCTCGCTCGACTATGTGCGCGACGCGGGCTTGCGGCTGCTGGGCCGGGAGACGGCGATGCCCGCACCGCAGCCGATGCTGGGGGCGGAGTTCGTGGAGTTCACCGCCGATGGCGCAAGCTCGGCCCGGCTTGGCAGCACGTTCGCGGCGTTGGGCTTCACCCTTGCCGGCGAGCATCGGCACAAGAAGGTGACGCGCTGGCGCCAGGGCGGCGTCAACTTCGTCGTCAACGCCGAGCCTAAGGGCTTTGCCAGCGCCTATCGCACCGCCCATGGCCCCTCCATCTGCGCCATCGGCGTTCGGGTGGGGGACAAGGCGGCAGTCCTGGCGCGCGCGGCGGCGCTGGGCATCAAGGCCTATAGTCCCGAAGGACGTCCGGGCCGCATGGCGATGCCGGCGTTGCGGGGCGTCGGCGGCAGCCTGGTCTATCTGATCGACGACAATGAAGTGGAAGGGCTTTGGGCGCGGGAGTTCGTGGCGCTCGATGTCGAACCGGATGCGCCCGTCCATGCTCGTGGTTTCGATCATCTGGCTGCGGTGGTGCATGAGGATGAGTTCCTCTCCTGGCAACTCTACTGGCGCGCTTTGTTCGGGCTGGAGGCCAAGGCGGCACAGGATGTGATCGACCCCTCGGGGCTGGTTCACAGCCAGGCAATGCAATCGCCCAATGGCGGGTTTCGCGTGACGCTCAACGCCTCCGATGCCCGCGAAACCTTGTCGTCGCGATTCCTGGGGCAGGGCATAGGTGGCGGTTATCAGCATGTTGCGATCGCCACCGACGACATATTCGCAACGGCGCAGGCGTTGCGCGACTGCGGCGCGGCGATGCTGACGATCCCGGCCAATTATCATGCCGACCTGGCGGCCCGCTTCGGGTTCGACGATGCGACGGTCGCGCGCATGGCGGAACTGGGCATCCTCTATGACGAGGATGCGGACGGCAACGGCTTCTGGCAGCTTTACAGCCGTGCCTTCGACAAGCTGTTCTTCTTCGAGTTCGTTCAGCGAACGCCCGGCTATGTCGGCTATGGCGCGCCCAATGCCGGCGTCCGGCTGGCTGCGCAAAACCGCTTCCGGGACGACATGGTCGTGGACTGA
- a CDS encoding DUF5597 domain-containing protein produces the protein MILARTLTAASLLLATPALAQGDVPHIESKAGRHALIVDGAPFLMLGGQVNNSSNYAAPLAKVWPVLDRIGANTVEAPIAWQQLEPQEGRFDFSFVQTLLDEARKHDKRVVLLWFGAWKNTGLAYTPDWVKLDNRRFPRMKTKEGKDHDVLSPHGGATLEADKRAFLKLMTYIRDHDAQNTVIMVQPENEVGSYRNPRDHGAAAQALFDGPVPEALTKRLKKPAGSWATVFGDQADRAFNTWHTARYIEALASAGKAIKPLPMYVNAALGDPFAKPDPQALSSGGPQGDVIDIWKAAAPSIDLAAPDIYDRASRNVFKHLDLYARPDNALMVPEIGNAREYARYFWAALGRGAIGFAPFGMDDTGYFNYPLGAKSLDDATLDAFGAKYRVVASAPWAKIAFTHPVWGAARPDDAAPISTTMGDWTITASFGQWQFGQREWFPKADLPAWANEPTGGMVVAQLSANEFLFTGDHVRVGFAPKEGSAPGGMIVKVEEGHFDRDAWVMDRIWNGDQTDYGLNLIDKPVWIKVTMGRYR, from the coding sequence ATGATCCTTGCCCGGACCCTGACCGCCGCGAGCCTGTTGCTTGCAACCCCCGCGCTGGCACAGGGCGATGTCCCGCATATCGAAAGCAAGGCGGGGCGCCATGCGCTGATCGTCGACGGCGCGCCTTTCCTGATGCTGGGCGGGCAGGTCAATAACAGCAGCAACTACGCCGCTCCCCTGGCAAAGGTCTGGCCGGTGCTCGATCGGATCGGCGCGAACACGGTCGAGGCGCCCATTGCGTGGCAGCAACTGGAGCCGCAGGAAGGCAGGTTCGACTTCTCCTTCGTCCAGACGCTGCTCGACGAGGCACGCAAGCATGACAAGCGTGTGGTGCTGCTGTGGTTCGGCGCTTGGAAGAATACCGGCCTGGCCTACACGCCCGACTGGGTTAAGCTCGACAATCGCCGCTTCCCCCGGATGAAGACGAAGGAGGGCAAGGATCATGACGTCCTTTCGCCCCATGGGGGAGCGACGCTGGAGGCGGACAAGCGCGCTTTTCTCAAGCTCATGACCTATATCCGCGACCATGACGCCCAGAATACGGTCATCATGGTCCAGCCGGAGAATGAAGTCGGCTCCTACCGCAACCCGCGCGACCATGGCGCGGCGGCGCAGGCGTTGTTCGACGGGCCGGTGCCCGAGGCGCTGACGAAAAGGCTGAAGAAGCCGGCCGGCAGCTGGGCGACCGTATTTGGCGACCAGGCCGACCGCGCCTTCAACACATGGCACACGGCGCGCTATATCGAGGCGCTGGCCAGTGCGGGCAAGGCGATCAAGCCCTTGCCCATGTATGTGAACGCCGCGCTGGGCGACCCCTTCGCCAAGCCCGATCCACAAGCGCTCTCGAGCGGCGGGCCGCAGGGGGACGTGATCGACATCTGGAAGGCCGCAGCGCCCTCGATCGATCTGGCCGCCCCCGACATCTATGATCGCGCGAGCCGCAACGTCTTCAAGCATCTCGATCTCTACGCCCGTCCCGATAACGCGCTGATGGTCCCCGAAATTGGCAATGCCCGCGAATATGCGCGCTATTTCTGGGCGGCGCTGGGGCGCGGGGCGATCGGCTTCGCGCCGTTCGGCATGGATGACACCGGCTATTTCAATTATCCGCTGGGGGCCAAGAGCCTTGATGATGCGACGCTCGACGCGTTCGGCGCGAAATATCGGGTGGTGGCATCGGCGCCCTGGGCGAAGATCGCCTTCACCCATCCGGTCTGGGGCGCGGCGCGGCCCGATGATGCTGCCCCGATCAGCACCACCATGGGCGACTGGACGATCACCGCCAGCTTCGGCCAGTGGCAGTTCGGCCAGCGCGAGTGGTTTCCCAAGGCCGACCTGCCAGCCTGGGCGAACGAGCCGACCGGCGGCATGGTGGTCGCGCAGCTATCGGCCAATGAGTTCCTCTTCACCGGCGACCATGTTCGTGTCGGCTTCGCGCCGAAGGAGGGCAGCGCGCCGGGCGGGATGATCGTCAAAGTGGAGGAAGGCCATTTCGACAGGGACGCCTGGGTCATGGATCGTATCTGGAATGGCGATCAGACCGATTATGGGCTGAACCTGATCGACAAGCCGGTCTGGATCAAGGTGACGATGGGCCGTTACCGCTGA
- a CDS encoding L-rhamnose mutarotase, with amino-acid sequence MRHVLLIDLADEAEAIAQYEAWHAAGALPPAIGASIRAADIVAMDIYRSGNRLVMLMETGPDYDPAAKAAVDAADPAVQAWEAQMDGVQRPLPWAAPDAKWTQATRIFSLDQQP; translated from the coding sequence ATGCGGCATGTGTTGCTGATCGACCTGGCCGATGAGGCCGAAGCCATCGCGCAATATGAAGCGTGGCACGCCGCAGGGGCATTGCCGCCGGCGATCGGCGCCAGCATTCGCGCGGCGGACATCGTCGCGATGGACATTTATCGAAGCGGCAACCGGCTGGTCATGTTGATGGAAACCGGCCCGGATTACGACCCGGCGGCCAAGGCGGCCGTCGACGCCGCCGATCCTGCGGTGCAGGCGTGGGAAGCCCAGATGGATGGCGTCCAGCGGCCGCTGCCCTGGGCCGCGCCGGACGCCAAATGGACGCAGGCTACCCGCATCTTCTCCCTCGACCAACAGCCCTGA
- a CDS encoding SDR family oxidoreductase, with protein sequence MSGRLDGKVALVTAAARGIGRATAQRFVAEGARVIATDRDRDALEGLDGCDLRALDATDGAAVRALAAEVGAIDILANIAGVVHAGNILECSQEDWDFALSLNMTAMYHSIRAFLPGMLDKGAGAIVNMSSIASSVKGIPNRFAYGASKAGVIGLTKAVAADFVGQGIRCNCICPGTIDTPSLQQRLHDTGDYEAAHSAFVARQPMGRLGRAEEIAALVLYLASDEAAFTTGAVHVIDGGWVN encoded by the coding sequence ATGAGCGGGCGCCTCGACGGCAAGGTCGCGCTGGTGACGGCGGCGGCACGCGGCATCGGCAGGGCGACCGCGCAGCGTTTCGTGGCGGAAGGCGCGCGGGTGATCGCGACCGATCGGGACCGCGATGCGCTCGAAGGGCTGGACGGATGCGACCTACGCGCGCTAGACGCAACCGACGGCGCGGCGGTGCGGGCACTGGCGGCGGAGGTCGGCGCGATCGACATTCTCGCCAATATCGCGGGCGTGGTTCATGCCGGCAATATATTGGAATGCAGCCAGGAGGATTGGGACTTTGCCCTCTCGCTCAACATGACCGCCATGTATCACAGCATCCGCGCCTTCCTGCCGGGGATGCTGGACAAGGGCGCGGGGGCGATCGTCAACATGTCCTCCATCGCCAGTTCGGTAAAGGGCATTCCCAACCGCTTCGCCTATGGCGCGAGCAAGGCGGGCGTCATAGGCCTGACCAAGGCGGTGGCGGCCGATTTCGTGGGGCAGGGGATCCGGTGCAACTGCATATGCCCCGGCACGATCGACACGCCGTCGCTCCAGCAGCGGCTGCACGACACCGGCGATTATGAAGCCGCCCATAGCGCTTTCGTGGCGCGCCAGCCCATGGGACGGCTCGGCCGGGCGGAAGAGATTGCGGCGCTGGTCCTCTATCTCGCCAGCGACGAGGCCGCCTTCACCACCGGCGCGGTCCATGTGATCGACGGCGGATGGGTCAACTGA
- a CDS encoding UxaA family hydrolase has product MIQAWLRQDGRKGIRNVVAVAYLVECAHHVARRIVDKADDPDVQLIGFPGCYPNAYAAKVMEAIATHPNVGGLVIVSLGCESFNRERLLAVTRASGRPAELLVIQENGGTAATIAAGLEAVARVRAAIADVPRVDMAVEELVVGTICGGSDGTSGITANPAVGRAFDRLVADGAACIFEETGELVGCETIMADRARTPELAAAIEECVQKAERYYTIMGFGSFAPGNAEGGLTTQEEKSMGAYSKSGSSTIDGILKPGDVPPTGGLYLLDVVPDGEPRFGFPNISDNAEIVELIACGAHLTLFTTGRGSVVGSAISPVIKICANPDTARRLAADMDVNAGRILEGEATLEQVGAEIYDRVLRVAAGERSVSESLGHQEFILTYKAFDPIGPDCLPTQVRA; this is encoded by the coding sequence ATGATCCAGGCCTGGCTCCGGCAGGATGGGCGCAAGGGCATCCGCAATGTCGTTGCGGTCGCCTATCTGGTCGAATGCGCGCATCATGTCGCGCGGCGGATCGTGGACAAGGCGGACGATCCCGACGTCCAGCTGATCGGCTTTCCCGGCTGCTATCCCAATGCCTATGCCGCAAAGGTGATGGAGGCGATTGCCACCCATCCCAATGTCGGCGGGCTGGTGATCGTGTCGCTGGGGTGTGAGAGCTTCAACCGCGAGCGGCTGCTGGCGGTGACAAGGGCGAGCGGGCGGCCGGCGGAACTGTTGGTGATCCAGGAAAATGGCGGCACGGCGGCGACGATCGCGGCGGGGCTGGAGGCGGTGGCGCGGGTGCGCGCCGCCATCGCCGATGTGCCCCGCGTCGATATGGCTGTGGAGGAGCTGGTCGTCGGTACCATTTGCGGCGGGTCGGACGGGACCAGCGGCATCACCGCCAACCCGGCGGTCGGTCGCGCCTTCGACCGGCTGGTGGCGGACGGGGCGGCCTGCATCTTCGAGGAGACGGGCGAACTTGTCGGATGCGAGACGATTATGGCGGACCGCGCCCGCACGCCCGAACTCGCCGCCGCGATCGAGGAATGCGTGCAGAAGGCGGAGCGTTATTACACCATCATGGGCTTCGGCAGCTTTGCGCCCGGCAATGCCGAGGGTGGCCTGACGACGCAGGAAGAAAAGTCGATGGGGGCCTATTCGAAGTCCGGCTCCTCGACCATCGACGGCATATTGAAGCCGGGAGACGTGCCGCCGACCGGCGGGCTTTATCTGCTGGACGTCGTGCCGGACGGCGAGCCGCGTTTCGGCTTTCCCAATATCTCCGACAATGCCGAGATCGTCGAACTGATCGCGTGCGGCGCGCATCTGACCTTGTTCACGACCGGACGCGGATCGGTCGTCGGATCGGCGATCTCGCCGGTCATCAAGATCTGTGCCAATCCCGACACCGCCCGCCGCCTGGCCGCCGACATGGACGTCAATGCCGGCCGCATCCTGGAAGGGGAAGCGACGCTGGAACAGGTGGGTGCGGAAATCTACGACCGGGTGCTGCGCGTTGCCGCGGGTGAGCGCAGTGTCTCCGAATCCCTCGGCCATCAGGAGTTTATTTTGACCTACAAGGCTTTCGATCCTATCGGCCCCGACTGCCTGCCGACGCAGGTGCGAGCATGA
- a CDS encoding aldo/keto reductase yields MTDTIFPALGMGTAPIGNLYRVVGEQEARATLNAAWDAGIAYYDTAPHYGFGLAERRLGAMLAERDPAGKAIISTKVGRLLVPTGATGERHGFVDADPYEPVFDYSHDAVLRSFEGSCARLGRERIDLLLAHDLGRQTHGDAHPDHLRAFLNSGYRAMRDLRDGGAVGAIGIGVNEVAICDELLDHVELDMILLAGRYTLLDRGAQRLLARCAELGVQLIVGGPYNSGILARDLAGPLHFDYAAPSEEIVGETRRLAQACADFGVSLPAAALQFPLRHPQVVSVIPGLVGPEQVADTMTRLATPIPDALWPALDMALEPESPVMLGDDARLILLHPQDNVLICVRAIEAGDLLPASGGTIPAREGIAIGHKVARVPLNAGDKVIKYGAPIGSMTAGAATGDWVHMHNMKSDYISSHTRSALGEGA; encoded by the coding sequence ATGACCGATACCATCTTCCCAGCGCTGGGCATGGGAACCGCACCGATCGGCAATCTCTACCGGGTTGTCGGCGAGCAGGAGGCGCGCGCCACCCTGAACGCCGCCTGGGATGCGGGCATAGCCTATTATGATACCGCGCCCCATTATGGCTTCGGCCTTGCCGAACGGCGTCTGGGCGCGATGCTGGCCGAGCGCGATCCGGCTGGGAAGGCGATCATCTCTACCAAGGTCGGACGCCTGCTCGTGCCCACCGGCGCGACGGGAGAGCGGCATGGCTTTGTCGATGCCGATCCGTATGAGCCGGTCTTCGACTATAGCCATGACGCCGTGCTGCGGTCCTTCGAGGGAAGTTGCGCGCGGCTGGGCCGGGAGCGGATCGACCTGCTGCTGGCGCATGATCTGGGCCGCCAGACCCATGGCGACGCACATCCCGACCATTTGCGCGCCTTCCTCAACAGCGGCTATCGGGCGATGCGTGATTTGCGTGATGGCGGCGCCGTCGGGGCGATCGGCATCGGCGTCAACGAGGTTGCCATCTGCGACGAACTGCTGGACCATGTCGAGCTGGACATGATCCTGCTTGCCGGGCGCTATACCCTGCTCGACCGCGGCGCCCAGCGGCTACTGGCGCGCTGCGCGGAACTGGGCGTGCAACTGATCGTGGGCGGCCCCTATAATAGCGGCATTTTGGCGCGCGACCTGGCCGGTCCGCTGCATTTCGACTATGCCGCGCCCAGCGAGGAGATCGTCGGCGAGACGCGGCGGCTGGCCCAGGCCTGCGCCGATTTCGGCGTCTCGCTCCCGGCGGCCGCCCTGCAATTTCCGCTTCGCCATCCGCAGGTCGTCAGCGTCATTCCGGGCCTTGTCGGGCCTGAGCAGGTCGCCGATACGATGACGCGATTGGCCACGCCGATCCCCGATGCTCTCTGGCCGGCGCTCGACATGGCGCTGGAGCCGGAATCCCCTGTCATGCTGGGGGACGATGCGCGGCTGATCCTGTTGCATCCGCAGGACAATGTGCTGATCTGCGTTCGCGCCATCGAGGCGGGGGATTTGTTGCCGGCATCAGGCGGCACCATTCCCGCTCGGGAGGGTATCGCCATCGGCCACAAGGTCGCGCGCGTGCCACTGAATGCCGGGGACAAGGTCATAAAATATGGCGCGCCGATCGGGTCGATGACCGCCGGCGCAGCGACCGGCGATTGGGTTCACATGCACAATATGAAGAGCGACTATATCAGCAGTCATACCCGCAGCGCGCTGGGGGAGGGGGCATGA